TTTTTGAAGAAGAGCTTTCTGTTGCCTAACATCTGTATCACCACCTTTGTCATTTTCAAGAATAGCGAGCAACTGATTTTCTTTTATAAGTTCATCTTCTTTAACAAAAATCTTTTTTACCGTTGCTTGGATCAGTGGGCCAATTTTTGATGTCCCCAGAGCCTCAAGTTTACCTTCGGCATTTACTAAACGGTAAACACTGCGGCGCTCCGGTTTTTGAGTACGAAACAGCTTGGCTTGCGGCTTGTTAAAAAACCGCTTATACCCAAACCAGCTAGCTCCTGCAAGAGCCGCTGCACCAATAACAAGGACAAATGCTTTAAAAACGTTCATAACATCACCAAGCTTAACTTTTTATCTTTTTTTATCTCAACTTCATGAGCTTACACGCTTTCATACCATTATAAAACGGTTAGACGGCTTTACAGAAAAACCATCATTGCTGCTGCAGGAAGAACATGCAGTAAAATGTCGGCTGCAAAATGAGCTATCATTGCTGCTTCAAGGCCGCATTGAGTAAATAAAATGCCAAACATAATACCACTTATGCCATTGAGAAAAAGAACTCTTGCCACAATACTCACCGTAAGTGGTGCGAGCTTTGCTGCTGTAGGAAGATGCATGATTCCAAATAAAAGTGAAGAAATAATAATACTTACCGAAATCCAAGAGTCTCTCTTTTTTTGCCCAAAAATTCGTATAAGAATCCAAACAAAAAGCGAAAGAAAAAAGAGACGCAAGAGCACTTCTTCGTTTATTGCTCCATAGAATGAGGCCATAAATCCTCGAAAAAGTTCGATGTAGGTTGTTTCGTTAATACGCGGCCCACCCATATGCGGTAATAAAAGGTCCAGCGATAAAATAGACATACCAACACAAACACCACAAACAATTGATCGCCATATCAAGCAAGAAACATGCTTGAGTTCAAGCTCTTCAGAGAAAAATGGTATACGAAATCCTACTTGCTCACAAAGCCATACACCAGCCCAAGTGACAACGCCGTAAAAAGCAGCATCTTGAAGTATTTTGATCATCGCCATAAGAGACATGGGCGCAGGTAACCCCTTGAGATCGGTAAGCGAAAAGATATAAGGGATGACTGCAACGCTGCCTAAAATACAAGCACCCCAAAGACGTAAAAAAACTTTTGTCCGCATAAGCATAACGACCCCTTCGTCAAGAATTATTAACCGACACTAGGGTATCATGCTTTACACGCTCATCACAAGATCAGTCGATCTATCCGCTAGAATCTATGCTACAAAAGACAGAAAAGGCGTCTGGATTTTTCAGACGCCTTTTTAAGAAACTATTTGTTCTATATTTTTTATTCTATATTAGATCTAAATCATCGTCACCATCTTCAATACGAACTTCACCATCTTGAAGAGAGCTCAGCATACTGTTTAATTGATCTCTTTGAATTCTAACAAAAACTCCTTGAGCAACTTTAACCAAAACATACTGAATACCAAATTCGGTAATTTCTATGATTGATGAATCAATATTTCCAGCAATAATACATGAGCGCTCACTTTCAGATAATTTCTTTGCCGCTTCTTGTAAGGCTTGGCGAAATGCTCTGAGTGAAAACAACACAGATTGGTACAATGGCACACCTTGATCATTATACACTAAGCCTTGATCAATATTTTCTTGACGTTGATAATCAAAAAAATTAGGGAGAAGCCTATTCAAGTACTCATCATTCTCAATTACTTCTCTGTTCAAAAGAAATCCACCGCGGTATTTATCGTAATCTAAGCAATAGACAGACATTGGATAAAGAGAGATAACTGATCTAAGAATGTTTGAATCATTTGAATCCATAAGATCGTAAGCGGTATCAAGGTCAATAACCTCTTCACGAATGATGGCAGTAACATACATAACTGAGTTTTGATCGCAAGAACAAGCACTATCTTTGCACCCAACATAATGAGGATGTTTAAAGATGACTTGTCGCTTGAAGACTCCCTCTTTTTCTTGCACACGTTTTCCAGAATCATAGCAACAAATATCTCCATCGTCTGGGTTATTTGCTAATAATCGAGAGACATAACCTGACCAAAAATTTCTGTTAAAACACGGAGGAAATACTGTTGAGCTTTTATGATCTATGCATTTACCAGTAGAATTACTCATCAACCAATCGCGAAAACTTACACCTGTTGAAGCATTTAATGCAAATGTATTAAAACGATCAATATTATATTGATTAAAATCAATCTCCAAAGTGTAGCCGACATCGCAATGCAGATGACCACCACTTATTTGATAGGATTGCTTCATTTCATGAAATTCATAAACAATACGCCCAATATGCTCATCTTTAACCAAAACCAAGCGATCAAAATTATTAATCAAATTAATTTGAAATCTATTTTTAATAAGACGAAGCATGCGAACTAAGTCTTTAATTTTATACGAATATAAGAGATTACAATCAGGTAATATCGCTTTATTGATATGCCCAACAATCATTTCAGCGGTCATTTGCAATACTCTTTGTGCATATTTTATTTTACCTATTATTTCAGCGTTATGCGTTTTTTCATACAAACCACAAGCCATTTCGTAATCGTCTAAAAGTTCTTTTATTAAGAGATTAAGTCGCTTATAGCTCCTTTGATTCCTCATTGGCTCATAGCGCTCACCGCAAATATGAATTATTTGTTGGTGAATACTCTGATAAACAGTATTAAAGCAGAGCAAATAATAAAGCGGAGAGCCTTCGATGCAATCACAAATCAATGTTTTATTATAAGAATTGCGAGCATGGCCAGGTGGTGAATACAATAAATTTTTAAAGTAATAAGAATCTGGTAACGATGAAGAACTGCTCGAGCTACCACCTGCTTGGTCAGCATTAAAATCTGAACTAAAATCTAACTTCTTACGTCCCCGATTTTGAAGATAATCAACATTAGAATCAAATCCAACAAAATAATATGCAAAAATATACTCTGCAAGTTTTCGATATCGAATACGAAGATCTCTATCTTTTTCGTCATTAAGTTTTAATAGATTCCTAATCAATTGCCTGAGCCATTGATCCTGATGAGCATCAAGCCTCTTTCTCCCACTTTTTGAGGCTACTTCTTTTATGAGAAAACCGGATACTTCGCTATAAACATCTTTCAATATCAGTCTTTTTTTACAATCTGATAATCTAACTTTTAGATCTGCCCTGATAGCTTTAATCTCTTTTTGACGAGCATCAATACGTTTAATTTCATCCTCATCGTTAACTTTATCCATCTTTTTTTTCTGATTTTGAAGATTATTATTTTCTTTTAAAAGATCACTTTCTTGCTGAGTGTACACTGCAAAATCAGCCCTAAGCTCATCGGCATCGGAAGATTGTATCCAATTATTATGAGCTTGCGTTTCATCAATTATTTTAAAAAATTGTACAAATAGATCTTCACTCAAATAAACGCATAAAGCTTGCGCAAATCGGGAATCTTCTTCAATTTTCTTGCGCTCTAATTTCTTGATGGTAACATCTTCGACGGTAACATCTTTAACAGTAAATAAAAATCGAATTAAATCTGTAAAAACTGATTGCTCTTCGTACTGACAAAAATTATTAATAAATACTTCGATAATATCGATAGTTCGAGTATTTTGAATATGCTTTTTAGGAGTCTTTAAGCCAACGGGTGAACTGCCAAGAGAGGCTTTTTGCATCTGAGGACTTAAACCACTTGAAAGTGAATCGGGCACCCTTGGAGGAGAGTCAAAAGATCCATCAACATTATTGTTATTATTATTATTGTTATTGTTATTGTTATTGTTGTTAAAATAAAAACCGACCGGTTTAGGCAATGAACCACTCATAATCGCTTGATTATCAGCATCCCAACTAAACCCAGAGCTTGTCGAGCTCCCTTCATAAACAAGCGCAGGCCTACTTGAACTTTTTTGATATTTTTTAGATTTTGTTTTTTCTGGTTTATTATAAATTTTTTGACGCTTTGATGGGCTCTTTATAGATGATGATTGAGAATCCAAAATTCTTCGGTCATCCGCATCTCTTTCTTTACGTTTAAATGAATAAAAATTACCTTGTATTTCTTGTTCACCATATCTTCGCATGAATAAATCATCTATATCATCGATAAGATCACGGGTATCTTCTTCATCGGAATAACTCAATCCTCTACTGAAATCAAAGCTTTGCTCGTGAGAATCAGAAGACGAATCTTCAGAAGATTCGTCAAAATCCATTCCATACAAATCAACAGCAAAAGATAGAAATAAAGCCGCAAAAAACATAAAACTATTTTTTAATAGCTTTTCAACAGATAAAAACATAGCAAAACCTCCATTATTGTATGAGCACAAATGAAAAACCTGTAGCCTGTAAATAAAGGCTCGTGCTTAATCATAGTACAATAATGATACCACATATATTCAATCTGTCAATTAACCTTAGTTGTAGGTTTTTTAGGAGTATTTTTTTCTTAATCCACACATCTTAGAGTTCGCTCGGCTCATAGTCTATTTTCTTAATATTTATTACTCATTACCATCCCATTCACTCAAAAATTCCTTGATAAACTGCTCCATAACATTATGCCGTTTCTGAGCAATTATCTTTGCTGTTTTAGTGTTCATGAGATCTTTAAGCAAAAAAAGCTTTTCAAAAAAATGGTTAACCGAGGTACCTTTTGATTTTTTGTAAGTTTCAAAACAGGTATGCATCACCGGTTTAATTTCTGGATCATGCAGCAGATTTCCCTTACTCCCGCCATAAGCAAAACAACGCGCAATACCAATTGCCCCTAATGCATCAAGACGATCCGCATCTTGCACAATTTTTCCTTCAAGCGTGCGCATGGGGGTTGCAACACCGGCACCCTTAAACGAAATTGTTTTGATAATTTCTTGAACCTGATCGATAACATCGCGCTGAACACCACACTGCTCAAGCCACTGACCAGCAACACGTGGTCCAACCGATTCATCACCATGATGAAACTTATAATCAGCAATATCATGAAGCAGTGCACCAAGGCTTACAACAAAAATATCCGCACCCTGCTCTTGTTGCGCAATCCGCAATGCCAAAGAATAAACACGATGTACGTGCCACCAATCATGCCCAGTTCCTTCTCCTTCAAGCTGAGAACGAACGAATTGAATAGTTTTTTCTATAATAAAATTATCGTGCGTAGCATTT
This sequence is a window from Candidatus Dependentiae bacterium. Protein-coding genes within it:
- a CDS encoding CPBP family intramembrane metalloprotease — encoded protein: MLMRTKVFLRLWGACILGSVAVIPYIFSLTDLKGLPAPMSLMAMIKILQDAAFYGVVTWAGVWLCEQVGFRIPFFSEELELKHVSCLIWRSIVCGVCVGMSILSLDLLLPHMGGPRINETTYIELFRGFMASFYGAINEEVLLRLFFLSLFVWILIRIFGQKKRDSWISVSIIISSLLFGIMHLPTAAKLAPLTVSIVARVLFLNGISGIMFGILFTQCGLEAAMIAHFAADILLHVLPAAAMMVFL
- a CDS encoding HD domain-containing protein: MHDIIQPIKNATHDNFIIEKTIQFVRSQLEGEGTGHDWWHVHRVYSLALRIAQQEQGADIFVVSLGALLHDIADYKFHHGDESVGPRVAGQWLEQCGVQRDVIDQVQEIIKTISFKGAGVATPMRTLEGKIVQDADRLDALGAIGIARCFAYGGSKGNLLHDPEIKPVMHTCFETYKKSKGTSVNHFFEKLFLLKDLMNTKTAKIIAQKRHNVMEQFIKEFLSEWDGNE